One genomic window of Dunckerocampus dactyliophorus isolate RoL2022-P2 chromosome 7, RoL_Ddac_1.1, whole genome shotgun sequence includes the following:
- the LOC129185238 gene encoding free fatty acid receptor 2 → MQECSTELCLSVYVITFVLGFPANVLAFYTFCMKVRQKATPIDILLLNLTISDLLFLLFLPFKMQEAMNNMLWDMPYPLCPLSGFIFYMTIYNSTFFLTAVSVERYLGVAFPIQHSLKRRPLYAVAASIFFWIFSFSHLSIVFIMPIIGTMEEPVNATAGPNVSKVCYDNFSAAQLEVLLPVRLELCLVLFCIPFLICSFCYINFIRILSRLQHIDRRRRLRAIGMALGTLLVFAVCFGPYNVSHVVGIITWENPKWRDKALLCSTFNACLDPLIFYFSSSAVRGTVGGVMQGVKGRLSGCLSWGGRMKPPDKDKESKQEQINAL, encoded by the coding sequence ATGCAGGAGTGCAGCACCGAGCTGTGCCTGTCCGTCTACGTCATCACCTTCGTGCTGGGCTTCCCGGCCAACGTGCTGGCCTTCTACACCTTCTGCATGAAGGTCAGGCAGAAGGCCACGCCCATCGACATCCTGCTACTCAACCTGACCATCTCAGACCTCCTCTTCCTGCTCTTCCTGCCCTTCAAGATGCAGGAAGCGATGAACAACATGCTGTGGGACATGCCCTACCCTTTGTGCCCGCTGTCGGGCTTCATCTTCTACATGACCATCTACAACAGCACCTTCTTCCTCACCGCCGTCAGCGTGGAGCGCTACCTGGGCGTGGCCTTCCCCATCCAGCACAGCCTGAAGCGCCGGCCGCTCTACGCCGTGGCCGCCAGCATCTTCTTCTGGATCTTCTCCTTCAGCCACCTCAGCATCGTCTTTATCATGCCCATCATCGGCACCATGGAAGAGCCTGTGAACGCCACCGCGGGACCCAACGTCTCCAAGGTGTGCTACGATAACTTCAGCGCCGCTCAGCTGGAGGTGCTCCTGCCCGTGCGCCTGGAGCTCTGCTTGGTGCTCTTCTGCATCCCCTTCCTCATCTGCAGCTTCTGCTACATCAACTTCATCCGCATCCTGTCCAGGCTGCAGCACATCGACAGGCGGCGCCGCCTGCGGGCCATCGGCATGGCGCTGGGGACGCTGCTGGTGTTCGCCGTGTGCTTCGGCCCCTACAACGTGTCCCACGTGGTGGGCATCATCACGTGGGAGAACCCCAAGTGGCGAGACAAGGCCCTGCTGTGCAGCACCTTCAACGCCTGCCTGGACCCCCTCATCTTCTACTTCTCGTCCTCGGCAGTGCGAGGCACCGTGGGCGGTGTGATGCAGGGGGTGAAGGGGCGCCTGAGCGGGTGCCTGTCCTGGGGGGGACGGATGAAGCCGCCTGACAAAGATAAGGAGAGCAAACAGGAGCAGATCAATGCGCTCTAA